Within the Paenibacillus pabuli genome, the region GGGCTTCTGCGTGAACGCAAAGGACCGCAAATCACAATTGGATCCAACCGTTCGCAGTCACAGCCTGCCATGGAACGAGCATGGGGCGAAGCTTACGGACTCGCGGGAGCGGGGAGACCGGAACGGTTGAAATAGGCGTAATAACACCTGATGTATATACGAAAAAGAGCGGCCCAAGGGCCGCTTTTTTTCATGAGCTCGTCCTTTATAGACATGTCTCATTTCCATATAACAAATGTTCCTTATACGACATCATCACTGACCGGCTTCTGGCCTAATGCTTCTTCAAGCTCCGACTGTTTGCGGTGCGCGATTCGGCTGCTTGCTGCCGATGCAATGGCCCCGACGATATCATCCAGAAACGTATGTACAGGTCCCAGGCTTTTATCATTCAGCCGTTCAAGTACACCGGGTTTAAGCTTATCTACATAACCGTAATTCGTGAATCCGATGCTGCCGTATACATTGACGATGGAGAATGCGAGAATCTCATCCACGCCGTACAGCCCTTCATCATTCTCGATCATCTCCTGCAAAGGCGAAATGAGCTGACCCTGCTCTGCCAGCAGATCCAGCTGAATGCCTGTTAGAACAGCGTTCTGCACTTCGCGCTTGCGGAGAACCTTCTCCACGTTATCGATACATTCTTCCATCGTAAGATCCGGATAGTACTTTTTCTGCAATAACATGACCAATTCTGCGATCTCAGGGATCGTTACGCCCCGCTTTTGCAGCCATTCCCTTGTTGCATCCGCTACTTTGCGGCTGTTTAGGCTGTAAGGGATTTTTTCCTGTTCTGGATGTTCCATGGGCGATTCCTCCTCTGAAGTTAGCAATGTCCTTACTCTTGATTCCTAATACGTATTAACCCGTTTTGTGTTTCTTTCTTTCAATATCATTTTTGCTTGGTGTATCAAGGGCTTGTTTAAAAAGTAGTTATTTTTTGGACGAAGGCTCGTATACATGGTAGTACAAACTGTAAAAATGATGAGGGGGAACGTGATCATGAGTAAGATCCGATATATGCGTACGGCATCAGCAGCAGCGCTGCTGAGCATTCCGATGGTGTTGTCCGGCTGCGGCATGTTTAATGCACAGTCATCCGAGGCTATCGATCCACCACCGCCCATCCAGGAGGCAGCTATGATTCAGGCAGCCGAGGGCAATGGGACACTCGCAACCCTTCCGCTCACGACGGTTTATTTACAGGATCAGCAAGGATTGCTTGCTCCGGTATCACTGACGCTTCCGGCAGGATCGGACATTAGCAGTCCGAAGACCGCTCTGGATACACTGATAACAGGTGGTGCGTATGCAGGTATGCTGCCTGAAGGATTTCAAGGTGTCCTTCCACAAGGCACGGTGGTGCAGAATGTGACTGTTCATCCGGAAGATAAGCTTGCAGTCGTAGAGTTCTCAGGTAACTTTGCCAAATACGATGCCAAGGATGAGCGAAAAATGCTGGAAGCCGTAACGTGGACGTTGACAGGTACACCGGATGTGGAGAACGTGCAGATCTGGGTGGATGGCAAAAAGCTGACTCAAATGCCGGTAAACAGCACACCGCTTCCTGAACCGCTAAATCGGGCGGTAGGTATCAATCTTGATTTGGGAGACACGTTCACGACCAACAGCAGTCCAGTCACGGTGTATTTCTCGGCTGCTTCGCCGGCAGGCATTCAATATTATGTTCCGGTTACACGCCTGGTCACACCAGGTACGGATCGGGTGCAAGCCGCGCTGAATGAGCTTATTAAAGGGCCGGCCAAGGGTGGTGAGCTCGAAGAGGTTATGACAGGCGGCACGGAACTGCAATCCGTCAAAACGTCAGAGGATGGAACCGTTACGGTCGCGCTCAAAGACGATATGTTCGTAGAAGGAGATGTCGTGCCAAGCGAGCTGCTGCAATCAGTCGTATTGACCACTACCGAAAATACAGCTAGCAAGGACGCCAAAGTTCAAATTGAGTGGAACGGCCAAAAAACAGTTATGGGTGACGATAATCGGGATTATAGTTCGCCGGTCTCCAAGCCTGAGTATATCAACGAAATTCCGATCTAGGATTTGGACAAAACCTGGGGAAGTTAACAGAGTCTTTGGCGGATAGATGCTTTTAACAGAACTCTTTGGTAAAATAAAAAGGATTAGTAAAGTGTGACTCAGTTCAACAATTACAGGATGCTTAAGTCGTAGGAGGCAGAAATGATGAGATCTAACGGACGAACCAGCGAACAGCTGCGGCCGATGAATTTAACAATTAACACAAATAAATACGCCGAAGGTTCTGTACTGATTGAAGTCGGGGATACCAAGGTTATTTGTACAGCAACGGTGGAGGAACGCGTTCCTCCGTTCATGAAAGGTCAGGGCAAGGGATGGGTTACCGCAGAATATTCCATGCTTCCTCGTGCAACACATACGCGGAATCAGCGTGAAGCGAATCGCGGGAAGTTGACTGGACGTACGATGGAAATCCAGCGTCTGATCGGCCGTGCACTTCGCTCTGTTGTAAACTTGCAGGCGCTTGGCGAGCGGACCATCACCCTGGACTGTGATGTCATCCAAGCGGACGGAGGCACTCGTACAACGTCCATTACCGGATCGTTTGTGGCGCTGGCACTGGCTGTGAACAAAATTGCCCAGCAGCATCGCCTGCAAACATTCCCGATCACGGATTTCATTGCCGCTGTAAGTGTAGGTGTAGTTGGAGAACAGCCTGTTCTGGATCTGAACTATGATGAGGATTCCAAAGCAAAAGTAGATATGAACCTGGTGATGACAGGTGGTGGAAAATATGTAGAACTGCAAGGAACAGGTGAAGAAGCCCCATTTGACCGCCGTGAGCTGAATGCCATGCTGGAACTGGGTGAGCAGGGAATCCTGGAGATGATTGAGCGGCAAAAAGAAGTGCTTGGACCGATTGCGCTCAAGATCGGCGCTAGTGGATTAGGGGAAGCCTAAGATGCGTCTGGACAGCCCAATTATCATTGTTGCAACCCGGAATCAGGGTAAAGTAAGAGAGTTTGCCCATGCATTTGCGCCGCTTGGCAAAGAGGTCAAAAGTATGTTCGACTACCCCGAACTTCCGGATGTCGTGGAGGACGGGGTAACCTTTGCCGAGAATGCCTGGAAGAAAGCAAAGACCGTAGGTGATGCGCTTGGTCTCCCGGTATTGGCTGATGATTCCGGACTTTGTGTGGATCTGCTGGATGGGGAGCCGGGTGTGTATTCGGCAAGATATGCTGGCGAAGGAGCAACGGATGCCCTGAATAATGCCAAGCTGCTTGCAGCGCTGGAATCCATCAAATCCGGTGAGGATACGCAACAGCCATTGCTCAGTCCGGCACGCTTTGTGTGTGCCCTGGTTCTGTATGATCCGGCAACGGGGGACAAGTTTGAAGCGGAAGGTACAGCAGAAGGCTGGATTACGAGTGAGGCTGCCGGTGGTGGTGGCTTTGGATATGATCCTCTGTTCTATGTACCTGAATATGAGATGACGATGGCTGAGCTTACGCTGGAACAAAAGCAGGCTATTAGTCATCGGGGTCATGCACTTCGAGCGCTTGTATCCCGGCTTGAGGGCTGAATCCTGGTTAACAGGAGCCTTATAAATCAGGTATAGCACCATATGTAAAGAAGAAGGCGTTAATGGAAGGATGCATCATTCCTGTGGATTGTGGAATGGTCTCCCGCTATTAACGCTTTTTTTCATATCACCAAGAAGTGTACAGGACCAAGGTGCACATTGGTGAGCTGTATTTATATCGATCAATATACCTAAGGGAATCTCCGTTTCAAAACAAATGAATTGAGAACATGCGTTCTTATTCCTAGTTGGAAATGTATTGCAATTTCGCGTTTGAGAATCAACTTGGGACTGAAGTTGGAAGAAGTTGCAAGCCTTGTACGGTATGGGGTAACATTCAAGTTAACAAATCAAGAATGAACTCAATCGGAGGGATTAACAGATGCAGGAAGTGAAGCTTACGGTATCTTATGATGACTATGAGAACGATATCCGTATGGAGAATTTGATCAAGGAATTGGCTGCCAAACCCGAAGCGGGTTCACTGGAAAGTCTGATCATTGGAGACTGGGGACAAGCTTACGAGAATTCTCCGGACGAATTCATGAATGCTCTTATTGAGGGAGCGCCGAGTTTCCCATCATTGAAAAAGCTGTTCATTGGAGACATGGGCTTCGAGGAATGTGAGGTCTCCTGGATTATTCAGACAGATCTGACTCCGCTTTTGAAGGCTTTTCCAAAACTGAAGTCCTTTGCGGTAAAAGGCAGCAGTGGATTGAGCCTGGAACCTTTGCAGCATGCCAACCTTGAAGAACTGGTCATTATCTGCGGAGGACTGCCGCAGGAAGTGCTTGCTTCTATAACCAATGCCCAATTGCCTGAACTGCGCAAACTTGAACTGTACCTGGGTGTAGATGATTATGGCTTCGACGGTTCACTTGAAGATGTGCTTCCCTTGCTGGAACAGGGACGATTCCCCAAGCTTGTATACCTTGGCCTGAAAGACAGCGATATTCAAGATGAAATTGCCAAAGCCGTAGCACAGGCTCCCATTGTGGATCAGCTGGAAGTGCTGGACCTGTCTCAAGGCACATTGTCGGATGAAGGGGCAGAGGCGCTGCTTGCCAGCGACAAAATCAAGAAGTTGAAGCATCTCGATCTCAGCTACCATTACATGACGGACGAAATGCTCATTCGCTGGAAACGTTCGGGCGTATCTGTAGATGTCAGCGATCAGCAGCAGAGTGATGAAGATGACTGGCGTTATCCGTCATTAACGGAATAAGGGGTGTCAGGCATTACAACGAACAAGACAGATCACGGATTACAATCCCAGATCAATGAGAGGCACAAGGAACGGCCGTTTTGGTTAATCGGAAACCCGGATAACCGCAGAACCAAAGGCCTGCAGCAGGCAAGGCTGCAATGTGGCTTGAAGCCTGCTGAGGTACTGCCATATGCTGACTTGCTCAAGATTTGGAGACAGGGCGGATCCTTGGCAGAAGTAGTCAATCAAAGTTTACAACGTAAGGTTACAGCGGAAGCGGCACCCTTGATTCGAATCGATGCACCTGGAGAGCAATGGGATGTGGAGCGCGAACTGTTATCGCTTGGTGCAAAAGATAGCGATTCCCACGCTGAACCATGTAGCAGAGAGTGGTTTGCGGCAGAGGAGGCGCTTAAGCTGCAGCAGGATTGGGGCCGCATCTATGCACCTGCACAGTGGTTTAATGGCTGGAAATGCTGTCTGGAGCGAATCAAAAGGGAAGTTACTGATTTCTGGCCTTCTGCCAGATTCCTGAATGATCCGGAAGATATCGCTACCATGTTTGACAAAAGAAAGTGCCAACAGCATTTATCCGCTCACGGAATTGATGTTCCTCCCGCTCTCCAATCTTCGGGGCGGATTATGAGTTATTCGGATCTGCGCGCTGCCATGCAGGATGCCGGCATGTACCGGGTATTTGTCAAGCTTGCCTGTGGCTCAGCGGCATCAGGTGTTGTTGCCTATCAGATCAACCCGCGAACGGGTGCAGAGATTGCTGTTACCACCGTGGGGATGGCAGTGGTTGAGGGCAGGCCGATTTTTTACAACGAAGGCCGCATGCAGAGGTACACCCGCAGAGAGGAGATTGAGATTCTGCTGGACTGGTTATGTGCTGAAGGGGCTCAAGTCGAGCGCTGGATGGCCAAAGCTGCCTATGGCTCACGCGTATTTGATATTCGTCAACTCGTAGCTGGCGGTCATGCAGGCCATGCGATTGTGAGGTTGAGCCAGACTCCCATAACCAATTTGCATTTACGCAACGAGCGGATGCTGCCTGAGGAAGCAGGAGTGGACGACTACAGGCTGGGTTTGGTCCATACCGCTGCTCAAAGAGCCATGGATGCATTTTCGAATTCATGGTCTGCCGGCATTGATGTCATGCTCAGTGGAGGAGACCAACCGCGTGCCTACGTTCTGGATGTGAATCCGTTCGGTGATTTGTTGTACCACGTACAGCACAACGGACTTGGAACCTATGAATGGGAGATGGATATGTTGCGAAAGGAGCCCTACGAACATGCCTGATATGAACACCATTGTTGGCTCCCATGATCTGTTAATGATTACCCTGGATACGTTAAGGTATGACGTAGCGAAGCTGGAGGAACCGAATTGTCCCCATCTGTGTGGATCGGGTTCCTGGGAGAAACGCCATACGCCGGGAAGTTTTACATATGCAGCACATCACGCTTTTTTTGGCGGCTTCATGCCTACGCCTGCGAATACGGACAAAGCCTCGCATGTTCGGCTGTTTCATTCGCGAAATACCGGATTGAAGACTCATCCCCATACCTGGCTGTTTGATACACCGGATATCGTATCCGGTTTTGCGGCAGAAGGCTATCGCACAATCTGTATTGGCGGAGTCATTTTTTTTACGAAAAAAAATCCGCTGGCCAAAGTGCTGCCTGGTTACTTTCAGCAGAGTTATTGGCGAATGAATTTCGGGGTAACGAATCCTCGCTCAACAGAGCATCAGGTCCAGCATGCATTGAAAGTGCTTGATCAGATACCACAGGATGAAAAGGTATTTCTGTTTATGAATGTGTCCGCTATTCATGGCCCCAATCGCTATTTTGTGGAAGGGGCAAGGGAGGACTCTGTCCAGACGCAACGGGCTGCCCTTCGGTATGTGGATCAGGCTCTGGGGCCATTGTTTGAAGCCATGCGGCAGCGCTCGCGGCCAACGTTCTGCCTTGCATTTTCCGATCATGGAACGGCGTATGGCGAAGATGGGTATCAGGGACACAGACTGGCGCATGATGTCGTCTGGAATGTGCCTTATCGTGAATTTGTTTTATAGAGAGAAGTGCAGCCATTTTAATTGTTCATTAACGAAAACAACCGGAGACAGGGAGGAAACCGATGGATAATCAGTCTGAGATCACAGCAACAGGTCATTCCGCAGCGTCCGGATCCCATACAACAACAGGTCTTAAGGAAGTACTGACCTTACCTTATCGCTCTTATTTATACTCTTATCCACATAAGACGGCATATCGGGAATTGGACCCGCCGCTACCCTTGGGGCCAATGTGGGAACGTGAGAATACCGACACGTATTTTTTATATATGCATATTCCGTTTTGCGCTGCCCGCTGCGGATTCTGTAATTTGTTCACTTTGCCGGACCGGCGTGACGATACGCATGAACGTTATGTGGATGCACTGGAACGCCAGGCGAAGCAATGGGCACCCATTACCTCTCGCAGACCGTACTCCAGGTTTGCTATTGGTGGGGGGACGCCAACATTGCTCAATGAGATTCAGTTGAATCGGTTGTTTGACATTGCGGAACATGTGATGGGGCTTGATCCTGCACATGCTTCCATTTCAATAGAAACCTCGCCTGACACCGTGACTGAAGCGAAGCTCGCGTTATTGAAAGAACGTGGCGTGGACCGTGTCAGCATGGGGATCCAGAGCTTTATTGAAGCGGAGGCCGCAGCGATTTACCGCCCGCAGAAACCACAGGAAGTGGAGCGCGCACTGGAAAAGCTTACACGGTACGATTTTCCACTGTTGAATTTGGATTTGATCTATGGTTTGCCCGGTCAAACGGTAGAGTCATGGCTGTATTCGCTTGAATGTGTTCTATCTTATGAACCTGGAGAGATTTTCATTTATCCGCTGTATACCCGCGAGAATACGATCGTGAAGCCGGAGGATATTCAGCGTCAGGGGCCGGATATCCGCATGCAGCTGTATACTGCCGCAAGAGAAGCATTAAAAAGCCGGGGGTATGTTCAGTATTCCATGCGCAGGTTTGCAAAAGTGTCATCCTCACTTGCAAGCAAAGAGCTGCTGCCCTACAGCTGCCAGGAAGAAGGCATGGTTGGCCTTGGGTGCGGTGCCCGTTCGTATACCAGCGAAGTACACTATGCATCAAAATACGGGGTGAGTTATAAGGCTACGCAGAGCATTATCGCCGATTATGTGGCTACCGAGAGATATGATGTAGCTGATTACGGTATTGTGCTGAGCAGGGAAGAGCAAAAACGCAGGTTTATATTAAAGGCACTGCTGCATCGGGAAGGTCTGACTTTGGCCGATTATCTCCAGCGGTTCGGAAGTGAAGTTATGACGGATTACGTCTGGCTCTCAGAACTGCTGACAGAGGGAATGGCTGTGATCGAGCAGGAAAATGAACGCCAGGTCCTGCGTTTAACAGAAGTAGGTCTGGGATATTCCGATGCCATTGGTGATT harbors:
- the rph gene encoding ribonuclease PH, which gives rise to MMRSNGRTSEQLRPMNLTINTNKYAEGSVLIEVGDTKVICTATVEERVPPFMKGQGKGWVTAEYSMLPRATHTRNQREANRGKLTGRTMEIQRLIGRALRSVVNLQALGERTITLDCDVIQADGGTRTTSITGSFVALALAVNKIAQQHRLQTFPITDFIAAVSVGVVGEQPVLDLNYDEDSKAKVDMNLVMTGGGKYVELQGTGEEAPFDRRELNAMLELGEQGILEMIERQKEVLGPIALKIGASGLGEA
- a CDS encoding phosphatidylglycerophosphatase A family protein; protein product: MEHPEQEKIPYSLNSRKVADATREWLQKRGVTIPEIAELVMLLQKKYYPDLTMEECIDNVEKVLRKREVQNAVLTGIQLDLLAEQGQLISPLQEMIENDEGLYGVDEILAFSIVNVYGSIGFTNYGYVDKLKPGVLERLNDKSLGPVHTFLDDIVGAIASAASSRIAHRKQSELEEALGQKPVSDDVV
- a CDS encoding STM4012 family radical SAM protein; amino-acid sequence: MDNQSEITATGHSAASGSHTTTGLKEVLTLPYRSYLYSYPHKTAYRELDPPLPLGPMWERENTDTYFLYMHIPFCAARCGFCNLFTLPDRRDDTHERYVDALERQAKQWAPITSRRPYSRFAIGGGTPTLLNEIQLNRLFDIAEHVMGLDPAHASISIETSPDTVTEAKLALLKERGVDRVSMGIQSFIEAEAAAIYRPQKPQEVERALEKLTRYDFPLLNLDLIYGLPGQTVESWLYSLECVLSYEPGEIFIYPLYTRENTIVKPEDIQRQGPDIRMQLYTAAREALKSRGYVQYSMRRFAKVSSSLASKELLPYSCQEEGMVGLGCGARSYTSEVHYASKYGVSYKATQSIIADYVATERYDVADYGIVLSREEQKRRFILKALLHREGLTLADYLQRFGSEVMTDYVWLSELLTEGMAVIEQENERQVLRLTEVGLGYSDAIGDWLISAEIREQMEGFVFS
- a CDS encoding STM4015 family protein, with translation MQEVKLTVSYDDYENDIRMENLIKELAAKPEAGSLESLIIGDWGQAYENSPDEFMNALIEGAPSFPSLKKLFIGDMGFEECEVSWIIQTDLTPLLKAFPKLKSFAVKGSSGLSLEPLQHANLEELVIICGGLPQEVLASITNAQLPELRKLELYLGVDDYGFDGSLEDVLPLLEQGRFPKLVYLGLKDSDIQDEIAKAVAQAPIVDQLEVLDLSQGTLSDEGAEALLASDKIKKLKHLDLSYHYMTDEMLIRWKRSGVSVDVSDQQQSDEDDWRYPSLTE
- a CDS encoding XTP/dITP diphosphatase, translating into MRLDSPIIIVATRNQGKVREFAHAFAPLGKEVKSMFDYPELPDVVEDGVTFAENAWKKAKTVGDALGLPVLADDSGLCVDLLDGEPGVYSARYAGEGATDALNNAKLLAALESIKSGEDTQQPLLSPARFVCALVLYDPATGDKFEAEGTAEGWITSEAAGGGGFGYDPLFYVPEYEMTMAELTLEQKQAISHRGHALRALVSRLEG
- a CDS encoding STM4013/SEN3800 family hydrolase, with the translated sequence MPDMNTIVGSHDLLMITLDTLRYDVAKLEEPNCPHLCGSGSWEKRHTPGSFTYAAHHAFFGGFMPTPANTDKASHVRLFHSRNTGLKTHPHTWLFDTPDIVSGFAAEGYRTICIGGVIFFTKKNPLAKVLPGYFQQSYWRMNFGVTNPRSTEHQVQHALKVLDQIPQDEKVFLFMNVSAIHGPNRYFVEGAREDSVQTQRAALRYVDQALGPLFEAMRQRSRPTFCLAFSDHGTAYGEDGYQGHRLAHDVVWNVPYREFVL
- a CDS encoding STM4014 family protein, producing the protein MSGITTNKTDHGLQSQINERHKERPFWLIGNPDNRRTKGLQQARLQCGLKPAEVLPYADLLKIWRQGGSLAEVVNQSLQRKVTAEAAPLIRIDAPGEQWDVERELLSLGAKDSDSHAEPCSREWFAAEEALKLQQDWGRIYAPAQWFNGWKCCLERIKREVTDFWPSARFLNDPEDIATMFDKRKCQQHLSAHGIDVPPALQSSGRIMSYSDLRAAMQDAGMYRVFVKLACGSAASGVVAYQINPRTGAEIAVTTVGMAVVEGRPIFYNEGRMQRYTRREEIEILLDWLCAEGAQVERWMAKAAYGSRVFDIRQLVAGGHAGHAIVRLSQTPITNLHLRNERMLPEEAGVDDYRLGLVHTAAQRAMDAFSNSWSAGIDVMLSGGDQPRAYVLDVNPFGDLLYHVQHNGLGTYEWEMDMLRKEPYEHA
- a CDS encoding GerMN domain-containing protein encodes the protein MSKIRYMRTASAAALLSIPMVLSGCGMFNAQSSEAIDPPPPIQEAAMIQAAEGNGTLATLPLTTVYLQDQQGLLAPVSLTLPAGSDISSPKTALDTLITGGAYAGMLPEGFQGVLPQGTVVQNVTVHPEDKLAVVEFSGNFAKYDAKDERKMLEAVTWTLTGTPDVENVQIWVDGKKLTQMPVNSTPLPEPLNRAVGINLDLGDTFTTNSSPVTVYFSAASPAGIQYYVPVTRLVTPGTDRVQAALNELIKGPAKGGELEEVMTGGTELQSVKTSEDGTVTVALKDDMFVEGDVVPSELLQSVVLTTTENTASKDAKVQIEWNGQKTVMGDDNRDYSSPVSKPEYINEIPI